A region from the Verrucomicrobiia bacterium genome encodes:
- a CDS encoding DNA double-strand break repair nuclease NurA, whose amino-acid sequence MRTSCERLEKLERSLRLALDHEWPRLATTQGRLKSLAPRPIPPLPPAASRMPSVATVATDGGENRLNLDPIELHVLRVADSFGQVYFEDFIAQSLTPEEILRFFFQSHPRLQRFIAYLRIDWNDLFPQSDFQRGHMLSMLRELMEWAALLKLATSSPPKLLIRDGLLRSVLLPERVFDALRDRFEMLTVQHGHLLVGVAKRSRVINYLSAALALSETFGSDRPAFVEIPAALEREAAPAQYRWVNGRAIGRLHIARLDRGTGVPLMPVDIAAWQTGRIEEAMAVLHESARASFPIRGYPQALVEAHAHAHLGGLEVELLEQMLMEQLATRDPAAVQVAHELRLLGRRLARENPHDEQEDG is encoded by the coding sequence ATGCGAACGTCCTGCGAACGGTTGGAGAAGCTCGAACGCAGCCTTCGGCTCGCCCTCGATCATGAATGGCCCCGGCTTGCCACTACTCAGGGGCGGTTGAAGTCGCTGGCGCCCCGCCCCATCCCGCCGCTCCCTCCCGCCGCGTCCCGGATGCCTTCGGTGGCCACGGTGGCGACCGACGGCGGGGAGAACCGGCTCAATCTCGATCCGATCGAGCTCCATGTTCTCCGGGTGGCGGACAGCTTCGGGCAGGTTTACTTCGAGGATTTCATCGCCCAGTCCCTGACGCCGGAGGAAATCCTGCGCTTCTTCTTCCAGTCCCATCCACGGCTCCAGCGCTTCATCGCCTATCTCCGGATCGACTGGAACGACCTGTTTCCGCAATCCGATTTCCAGCGGGGCCACATGCTCTCGATGCTGCGCGAGCTCATGGAATGGGCCGCCCTCCTCAAGCTGGCCACGAGTTCGCCCCCCAAGCTTCTCATCCGCGATGGACTCCTGCGGAGCGTGCTTCTTCCGGAACGCGTCTTCGATGCGCTTCGAGATCGATTCGAGATGCTGACCGTCCAGCACGGACACCTGCTGGTGGGGGTCGCCAAGCGGTCCCGGGTGATCAACTACCTCTCCGCCGCCCTCGCGCTCAGCGAGACGTTCGGCAGCGACCGTCCCGCTTTCGTGGAAATCCCGGCGGCGCTGGAAAGGGAGGCCGCCCCGGCGCAGTACCGCTGGGTCAACGGTCGCGCCATTGGCCGCCTCCACATCGCCCGGTTGGACCGGGGGACGGGGGTGCCCCTCATGCCGGTGGACATCGCGGCCTGGCAGACCGGGCGAATTGAGGAGGCCATGGCCGTCCTGCATGAGTCCGCCCGGGCCAGCTTTCCCATTCGCGGCTACCCACAGGCCCTGGTTGAGGCCCACGCGCACGCTCACCTGGGCGGCCTCGAAGTCGAACTTCTGGAGCAGATGCTCATGGAACAACTCGCCACCCGCGATCCGGCGGCGGTTCAGGTGGCTCACGAACTCCGACTCCTCGGCCGGCGCCTCGCCCGGGAGAATCCACACGATGAACAAGAAGACGGCTGA